The sequence GCCTGTCGTCGAAGATAGACGGCGCGGACATTGGGGGAATAACGGCGATGGCGAGCATTAACGGGACCACCGGCAACGATACGATTACGCCGGTGGGCGTTTCGGCGGGGGTGACCGGGGGTCTTCCTGGCGATGGTAACGACGTCATTGCCGGGCTGGGCGGCAACGATTCGATCGACGCCGGGCTTGGTGATGATCAGGTTATGGCCGGCATCGGTAACGCGACGGTATTCGGAGGCCGCGGCGACGACAGCGTTGTCGGCGGTTATGGGAACGACTCGCTGGTCGGCTATGAGGGCAACGATACTCTGTCCGGCGGCAAGTGGTACGATTCGCTGCGCGGCGGCGATGGCAACGACCGTTTGCTCGGCGGCGGTGATGGTGACTGGCTGCAGGGTGGGGCGGGCGACGATACCGCCTATGGCGGCAAAGGCGCCGATACGTTGTGGGGCGGCGCCGGGCGCGACGTGCTCGGCGGCAACGACGGCGCCGATCAGATTCACGGCGACGGCGGCAACGATTTCCTCTCGGGCCATGCCGGCACCGATTCACTGTGGGGCGACGGCGGCGCCGATACGCTCGATGGCGGCGCCGGCGACGACGCGCTCGACGGCGGCGCCGGCGATGACTCGCTGCTCGGCGGCGACGGCAACGACCTTCTCGACGGCGGCGATGGCCACAACATTCTGCGCGGCGGCGCCGGCGACGACACGCTGATCGGCGGCATTGGCGAGAACACCCTGATCGGCGCGGACGGCAGCGATCAGGCGCGGTTCTCGGGCGTGCTCGCCGACTATGCGGTCAGCGTCGATCATGCCACCGGCACGGCGCGGGTGGTTACCCTTAGCACCGGTGCGGTGACGCTGACCCGCTCGATCGAGTTCCTCCGCTTCGACGATACGACGGTTACGACGGCGGGGGGGGGGACGGTGGTCGCCCACGCCGACGATGCCGGCAAGGCGCTGCTATCGTCGCCGGTGGTCATCGACGTCGCCGACCTGCTCGCCAACGATGTGGTCGCCCCTGGCGAGACGCTGAGCGTCACCGGCGTTTCGGCGGTCTCGGGCGGCACCGCGCACTTCGATGCGGCAACGCAAGAGATCACCTTCCAAGCCGACGCCGGTTTCATCGGCAACGCCCACTTCACCTACACCGTCTCAACCGGCGGGGCGACACCGCAGACGGCGAGCGCCGAGGTGAGCGTTGCGGTGGTCAACTCGGTAACCACCGATGAGGCGGTTTCCGGAGAGGTCACGGGGCTGTCGGGCGTAAGGTTCACCGGCCAATATCTCTACTCTGTATCGTCGGCCGGCGACGTCAACGGCGACGGGCTCGATGATCTGCTGATGTCGAGGTACAGCGCCACGGACTCATCGGGCGGGCTCTACCTCATTTATGGGGGCACCGCGCTGAGCGGCGAACATCCGCTGAGCACGGTCGGCAGCGACGCCCTGCCTGGAGTGCAGTTTACCACCTCTTATCCGCTGACCTACTCTCGCTCGACGGTCGCTGGTATCGGCGATGTCAATGGAGACGGCTATGACGACGTGCTGATCAATACCCAATTTGTCGGCCAATTTGAAGCTATCGACAATACTTATGTCGTCCTCGGCGGTCAGTCCTTAACCGGTTCCGTTTCGCTCGATGCGATCGATAATGGTACTATTCTCGGCGCTCATGTTATCGAGGATTTTTCATATACTAATACCATATTACCTGACAAATACATAACATCAGGTGACTTTACCGGTGATGGTTATTCCGATATCGTTGTGGGACAGCTATACTTTGATTTTGACTATACCTATGGCAGTATCCCTGCAGGTGGGTCAACACATGTGCTTGAAGGTTCTGCAGACATCGATATTGCGTCAGCCGACATCTGGTTCAAAAATGAATATTCCGAAGACGACGGTGGAAGCTCTGTTTCATCCGGTGGCGATTTTAACGGCGACGGCATCGACGATCTGATCATTGGCGCTCCGCATAGCCCTGCGGCCGGAAAGGACGCAGGGGCCAGCTACGTGGTGTTCGGCGGCCAGGGACTTTCCGGGACGGTTTCCCTGGCGGGCGTGGTCAGCGGGGCGGTCGCCGGGGTTCGCTTTGACGGTGTGGCGTCAGGCGATATCAGCGGCGACGTCGTGGGGTTCGCCGGTGACGTCAACGGCGACGGGATCGACGACATCATCATTGGCGCTCCCGGACATTCCGGCACTTCTTCGAACATCGACACCTACGTCGTCTTCGGCGGCCAGGCGCTCTCCGGGTCGGTCTCGCTGGCCGCGATCGACGACGGCACCGTTGCCGGTATTCACATTACCGGGGCAAGCGCCGGCAACGTTACCTCTGCCGGCGATATCAACGGTGACGGTTTCGCCGATCTCGTCGTGGCCGGGAGAGTTATCTTCGGTGAACCGCTGCTGCCCTCCTCGATGTCGATTTCTGACGTGAGTACCGGTGCTGTCAGAGGATTTCAGCTGGGCTCCAGGATTGACTGGGCTGGCGACGTCAATGGTGACGGCTACGACGACCTCATCGCCCGCTCTCAGAGCGGCAAAGACGTCACCGTCATTTACGGCAACGACTTCGGCGGACCGGCGGCGATCAGGGGCGGCGACGGCAACGAGGCGCTGACCGGCAGCGCGGCGGCCGAGGTGATCACCGGTGCGGACGGTAACGATACGCTCACCAGCGCGGGCGGCGCCGATACCCTCGCCGGCGGCCTTGGCGACGACAGCCTCAGCGGCGGCGGCGGAAACGACGTGCTGACCGGCGGCGTCGGCGACGACGTGGTGAGCGGCGGGGCCGGCAACGATACCCTGATCGGCGATCATGGCAGTGACTCGCTCGACGGCGGCGGCGGGCAGGACGTCGCGGTATTCTCCGGCGTGCGCGCCGCCTACTCGATCACCATCGATGCCGCCAGCGGATCGGCCGAGGTCACCGACCTCGCCACCGCGGCGGTGTTCACCACCCACGACATCGAAACCCTGCGGTTTTTCGATGCCGACATCGACGTTTCGCCCGAGCCGACCGCGGTCGATGATGATGCTTCGGTCCTGCTCTCGGCGCCCCTGGTGCTCAC is a genomic window of Rhodospirillales bacterium containing:
- a CDS encoding FG-GAP repeat protein; translated protein: MASINGTTGNDTITPVGVSAGVTGGLPGDGNDVIAGLGGNDSIDAGLGDDQVMAGIGNATVFGGRGDDSVVGGYGNDSLVGYEGNDTLSGGKWYDSLRGGDGNDRLLGGGDGDWLQGGAGDDTAYGGKGADTLWGGAGRDVLGGNDGADQIHGDGGNDFLSGHAGTDSLWGDGGADTLDGGAGDDALDGGAGDDSLLGGDGNDLLDGGDGHNILRGGAGDDTLIGGIGENTLIGADGSDQARFSGVLADYAVSVDHATGTARVVTLSTGAVTLTRSIEFLRFDDTTVTTAGGGTVVAHADDAGKALLSSPVVIDVADLLANDVVAPGETLSVTGVSAVSGGTAHFDAATQEITFQADAGFIGNAHFTYTVSTGGATPQTASAEVSVAVVNSVTTDEAVSGEVTGLSGVRFTGQYLYSVSSAGDVNGDGLDDLLMSRYSATDSSGGLYLIYGGTALSGEHPLSTVGSDALPGVQFTTSYPLTYSRSTVAGIGDVNGDGYDDVLINTQFVGQFEAIDNTYVVLGGQSLTGSVSLDAIDNGTILGAHVIEDFSYTNTILPDKYITSGDFTGDGYSDIVVGQLYFDFDYTYGSIPAGGSTHVLEGSADIDIASADIWFKNEYSEDDGGSSVSSGGDFNGDGIDDLIIGAPHSPAAGKDAGASYVVFGGQGLSGTVSLAGVVSGAVAGVRFDGVASGDISGDVVGFAGDVNGDGIDDIIIGAPGHSGTSSNIDTYVVFGGQALSGSVSLAAIDDGTVAGIHITGASAGNVTSAGDINGDGFADLVVAGRVIFGEPLLPSSMSISDVSTGAVRGFQLGSRIDWAGDVNGDGYDDLIARSQSGKDVTVIYGNDFGGPAAIRGGDGNEALTGSAAAEVITGADGNDTLTSAGGADTLAGGLGDDSLSGGGGNDVLTGGVGDDVVSGGAGNDTLIGDHGSDSLDGGGGQDVAVFSGVRAAYSITIDAASGSAEVTDLATAAVFTTHDIETLRFFDADIDVSPEPTAVDDDASVLLSAPLVLTAADLLANDVVAGGVPLTITAVHSASGGTVSFDAATQTITFRANAGFVGDAGFVYDITTASGSSATSSATVHVSVVAKADIDAIAMEAVYGLSGVRLIGEATGDHSGISVSAADVNGDGIKDLLIGTSRYQDGVAYAVFGGQTLPSSVSLSEIADGTVDGARLEHTSSRYSTLTTAGSAGDLNGDGNEDLIVRSLIDAFVVYGGQDLTDSSLDDVGNGGLSGSHISDVYGTYAVVGDVNGDGVDDLLFGGGNTDFEDTHNTYGLVCLVYGDETLPGSFASTDVVDTGTVNGAAFYVDPNSQPLGRTVAFAGDINGDGYDDMLISTWWYDSYAGKEGYLVYGGSDLSGPINLSDTTDAVRVVRLDVEDIFGQAVSSAGDFNGDGIEDFVYISSESTCTVVFGGRNLPDSLTSQVVVDHGLGVQIYSIIYDHFHSIASAGDVNGDGIDDLIIGISRGTPLGGYGTFGGAAIVFGSHGLSSYVNLDAVLNGGAGGFLVTTDVTYDGLGASVSAAGDVNGDGFDDLIVGSPQDDTAGTDAGASYVIFGGDFSRAVSKLGGAGNDLLTGTAVAEVLIGAGGDDTLVGGGGADVLTGGAGDDVLAVSDLTFARVRGDAGFDTLRLDGSGLTFDLAAKGSAAISNIEAIDLGGHGNTLTVSVLKLLGLSSSSNTLVVHGNATDQVIATGFVADGVEDGLARWIDAAGGHATLLIDPDLTLIA